Proteins from one Nerophis lumbriciformis linkage group LG08, RoL_Nlum_v2.1, whole genome shotgun sequence genomic window:
- the LOC133611419 gene encoding gap junction delta-2 protein isoform X1, with the protein MGEWTILERLLEAAVQQHSTMIGRILLTVVVIFRILIVAIVGETVYDDEQTMFVCNTLQPGCNQACYDKAFPISHIRYWVFQIIMVCTPSLCFITYSVHQSAKQKERRYSTVYLTLDKEQDSLKRDEGKKIKNTVVNGVVLQNTENSTKEAEPDCLEVKEIPNSAAARTTKSKMRRQEGISRFYIIQVVFRNALEIGFLVGQYFLYGFNVPSVYECDRYPCIKDVECYVSRPTEKTVFLVFMFAVSGFCVVLNLAELNHLGWRKIKTAVRGVQARRKSIYEIRNKDLPRMSVPNFGRTQSSDSAYV; encoded by the exons ATGGGGGAATGGACTATACTAGAGAGGCTCCTGGAGGCTGCTGTCCAGCAGCACTCTACTATGATAGGAAG GATCCTGCTGACAGTGGTGGTGATCTTCCGCATCCTGATCGTGGCCATCGTGGGGGAGACGGTGTACGATGACGAGCAGACCATGTTCGTGTGCAACACCCTGCAGCCGGGGTGCAACCAGGCGTGCTACGACAAGGCTTTCCCCATCTCGCACATCCGCTACTGGGTCTTCCAGATCATCATGGTGTGCACGCCCAGCCTGTGCTTCATCACCTACTCGGTGCACCAGTCGGCCAAGCAGAAGGAGCGCCGCTACTCCACCGTCTACCTGACACTGGACAAGGAGCAGGACTCGCTGAAGCGCGACGAGGGAAAGAAGATCAAGAACACCGTCGTCAACGGCGTGGTGCTGCAGAACACCGAGAACTCCACCAAGGAGGCCGAGCCGGACTGCCTGGAGGTCAAGGAGATCCCCAACTCGGCCGCCGCCAGAACTACAAAGTCGAAAATGAGGCGCCAGGAGGGCATCTCTCGCTTCTACATCATCCAGGTGGTGTTCCGCAACGCGCTGGAGATAGGCTTCCTGGTGGGCCAGTACTTCCTGTACGGCTTCAACGTGCCCTCCGTGTACGAGTGCGACCGCTACCCGTGCATCAAGGACGTCGAGTGCTACGTCTCCCGGCCCACGGAGAAGACCGTCTTCCTGGTCTTCATGTTCGCCGTCAGCGGCTTTTGCGTGGTGCTCAACCTGGCCGAACTCAACCACTTGGGCTGGAGGAAAATCAAAACAGCCGTGCGGGGGGTGCAGGCCCGCCGGAAGTCCATCTACGAGATTCGGAACAAGGACCTGCCCAGGATGAGCGTGCCCAATTTCGGGCGCACGCAGTCCAGCGACTCGGCTTACGTCTAG
- the LOC133611419 gene encoding gap junction delta-2 protein isoform X2, which yields MFVCNTLQPGCNQACYDKAFPISHIRYWVFQIIMVCTPSLCFITYSVHQSAKQKERRYSTVYLTLDKEQDSLKRDEGKKIKNTVVNGVVLQNTENSTKEAEPDCLEVKEIPNSAAARTTKSKMRRQEGISRFYIIQVVFRNALEIGFLVGQYFLYGFNVPSVYECDRYPCIKDVECYVSRPTEKTVFLVFMFAVSGFCVVLNLAELNHLGWRKIKTAVRGVQARRKSIYEIRNKDLPRMSVPNFGRTQSSDSAYV from the coding sequence ATGTTCGTGTGCAACACCCTGCAGCCGGGGTGCAACCAGGCGTGCTACGACAAGGCTTTCCCCATCTCGCACATCCGCTACTGGGTCTTCCAGATCATCATGGTGTGCACGCCCAGCCTGTGCTTCATCACCTACTCGGTGCACCAGTCGGCCAAGCAGAAGGAGCGCCGCTACTCCACCGTCTACCTGACACTGGACAAGGAGCAGGACTCGCTGAAGCGCGACGAGGGAAAGAAGATCAAGAACACCGTCGTCAACGGCGTGGTGCTGCAGAACACCGAGAACTCCACCAAGGAGGCCGAGCCGGACTGCCTGGAGGTCAAGGAGATCCCCAACTCGGCCGCCGCCAGAACTACAAAGTCGAAAATGAGGCGCCAGGAGGGCATCTCTCGCTTCTACATCATCCAGGTGGTGTTCCGCAACGCGCTGGAGATAGGCTTCCTGGTGGGCCAGTACTTCCTGTACGGCTTCAACGTGCCCTCCGTGTACGAGTGCGACCGCTACCCGTGCATCAAGGACGTCGAGTGCTACGTCTCCCGGCCCACGGAGAAGACCGTCTTCCTGGTCTTCATGTTCGCCGTCAGCGGCTTTTGCGTGGTGCTCAACCTGGCCGAACTCAACCACTTGGGCTGGAGGAAAATCAAAACAGCCGTGCGGGGGGTGCAGGCCCGCCGGAAGTCCATCTACGAGATTCGGAACAAGGACCTGCCCAGGATGAGCGTGCCCAATTTCGGGCGCACGCAGTCCAGCGACTCGGCTTACGTCTAG